The sequence below is a genomic window from Polaribacter vadi.
TAGGTTGATTTTACTCCCATTTATGGGCTTAATGCCACAAGATGCCTACTATTATTTATATGGGCAAAATTTATCTTTGTCGTATTTTGATCATCCAGGAATGATTGGATATCTATTAAGAATTTTCTCTGAAGTTTTTGGACAATCTGTTTTTATTGTAAAGTTTACCGACTTTTTTATTACTTCGTTAACTATTTTAAGTTTCTATAAATTAGCCTCTTATTTTTTATCAAAACAAAAATTACAAAGAGCGTTTGTTTTACTAGCCTCCACTATTTTTATTTCTATTTTATCATTCAATTCTACTCCAGATGTTCCTCTTTTATTATTCTGGACATTGAGTTTAATCTGTTTATACAAAGCTATATTTGAAGATAAAAAACTCTTTTGGATTCTTGGAGGAATTGCAATGGGTTTAGCTTTTAACAGCAAATACACAGCACTTTTATTACAAATCGGACTGATTTTATTTGTGCTTTTTTCAAAAAAACAGAGAAAATTACTACTTTCTCCTTGGCTGTATGTATCGTTATTAATTTCTGTGGCAGTCACATTTCCTGTTTGGTATTGGAATTATCAAAACGATTTCGCCTCTTTTGCGTTTCAATCTTCTTCAAGAACAAGTTCAATTTCTGAATTTAAATTTTCTTCAAGTTATTTTTTTGGTGCAATTGGGCATCAACTATTTTTGTTATTGCCTGTTTTGTTTTTAATTTTTATCACTTTTACCTATAAATATATTAAAAGAGCGTTGTTAAAATTTAGATTACCAAGTTCAAAAACGTTGTTTTTATTAGCATTTTTTATTCCTACATTTGTTGGTTTCTTTAGCCTCACTCCTATTTATTGGGTAAAATTAAATTGGATGATGCCTTCTTACATCACTGGAATTATTTTAGCAGGGATGTTTATCAGCAAGAAATTATTGAAAATTCAGCTTATCATTTCTATTATTTTTCATGTGCTTTTTTGCATTCAAATATTGTTTTATGTAGCTCCTATTAAGAGTGATGACACTTGGGTTGGCTGGAAAGAATTAGCAATAGAAACTGAAAAACTACAAGAAAAATATCCAAATACTTTTGTATTTTCTGATGATAATTATAAAACATCTGCTTGTTTAAACTTTTTTATGGATGATAAAGTGTATGCGCAAAACATTATAGGTTTGCCTGCTTTACATTTCGATTATTTGGGTGATGATCTATCAACCTTAAAAGGAAAAAATGCCATTTTTATTGATTCTGATAAACGTTTTAAGACTGCTGATAAGTTAGGAGAAGTGAATCCATTGTTAGATGCATATTTTAAAAATGTAACTGAATTAGAGCCAATTATCATTCAAATAAATAAAAACCAGAGCAGAAAATTTTGGGTTTTCTATTGTACTGATTATCAACCTAAAAAATAATTGCTTTTTAGTTTTATCAACTGAAAAAAAATACTATTTTTGCAACCGCTAAAATAACCTCTGACGAAGAAATCGTGAATGTTGCTTTACAAAAAAATATAAATATTAAATATGGAAGCTTTATTAAAATTTGTTCAAGACGAATTTGTAACAAAAAAAGAACTTGCAGAATTTGCAGCAGGTGATACAATTACTGTGTATTACGAAATTAAGGAAGGTGAAAAAGTACGTACTCAGTTCTTTAGAGGAGTTGTAATACAAAGAAGAGGAACAGGAACTTCAGAAACTTTTACAATCAGAAAAATGTCTGGTACTGTAGGTGTAGAAAGAATTTTCCCTGTTAACTTACCTTCTCTTCAAAAAATTGAAGTTAATAAAAGAGGTAAAGTTCGTAGAGCTCGTATCTTTTACTTTAGAGGTCTTACTGGTAAAAAAGCTAGAATTACTGAAAAAAGAAGATAATCTCTTATCAAATAAAATTAAAAAAAGCGTTGTAAATTTTACAACGCTTTTTTTTATGAACAAATGTTTATAACTCTAGTTAATATCTTGTTGATTTCTAAAAGGTTAAATATTTGGTTACTTTGTAAATCATCTTTATATTTAACCAAGATTTACATTTAATTAAACTTTTAGTCTTCGAAAATTATTAGAAATTAATTTGTAAATTTTAAAAGTAACGTTATTATCAATTTATTTTTAAACTTTCTAAAAATATTATTTTTATAACCATAAAGAAGTTTACAAGATTTCAATTTTGTATTCTAGTTAAAAGGTAATATAAAAGTTTAAAAGTATTGAAATAGTAAACTATAATTTCTTTTAAAAAAGAGATATAAGGTTAACACCTTATTTGTTTTGTAGCAATACAAAATAGTGTAAAAGACTATTTCAAAAGAAGCCATATCATTGCAAGAAATTGTATGATATGGCTTTTATCTTCACAAAGGATATTTATTATTCAGTAAATCTTTAATTTCATTGCAAAATCCATTAAAATTACTGTCAATTAATAAAGTATTAACAGTCAAATTCTCATCTAAAATTCTTAAGTTTGTTCCGCTTTAAACGAAAACAATTTCGTGGAAAGCATTTATTGATTATTCCACAACAAAATAACATATTTTTATGAGTAAAATAGCTAAAATTATATATACTAAAACAGATGAAGCACCAGCTTTAGCAACACGCTCTTTTTTGCCAATTGTAAAAGCTTTTACAAAATCATCTCACATAGAAATTGAAGTAAAAGATATTTCATTAGCAGCCAGAATTCTTGCAAATTTTCCTGAATATTTAAAGGAAGAACAAAAAGTTGAAGATGCCTTAGCAATATTAGGAGATTTAGCAAAACAGCCTGAAGCAAATATTATTAAATTGCCAAATATTAGTGCATCTGTTGCGCAATTAACGGAAGCTATTTCTGAGTTACAAGATTTAGGTTATGCAATTCCAGATTTTCCTGAAGAGCCAAAAAATGAAGAAGAAAAAAATATTTTAGCAACCTATAATAAAATTAAAGGTTCTGCTGTAAACCCTGTTTTAAGAGAAGGAAATTCTGACAGAAGAGCACCAAAAGCAATTAAGAATTATGCTCGTAAAAATCCACACTCAATGGGTGCTTGGAGTGCAGATTCTAAAACGCATGTTGCTACAATGACAGAAGGAGATTTTGCAAACAATGAAAATTCTTACACTACCAAAAAAGCAACTTCAATTAGCATACTTCATATTGCAGAAAACGGAACTAAGAAAGTTCTAAAAGAGAAAATTGACTTATTAGAAGGCGAAATTATTGACGCTACAATAATGAGTAAAAAAATATTGATCGACTTTTTAGAAGAGCAATATGAAGATGCTTTAGATAAAAACGTCTTGTTTTCTTTACACATGAAAGGAACCATGATGAAAGTGAGTGACCCAATTATT
It includes:
- a CDS encoding ArnT family glycosyltransferase, encoding MNTIKTFIINNKAISWVLGFQLFRLILLPFMGLMPQDAYYYLYGQNLSLSYFDHPGMIGYLLRIFSEVFGQSVFIVKFTDFFITSLTILSFYKLASYFLSKQKLQRAFVLLASTIFISILSFNSTPDVPLLLFWTLSLICLYKAIFEDKKLFWILGGIAMGLAFNSKYTALLLQIGLILFVLFSKKQRKLLLSPWLYVSLLISVAVTFPVWYWNYQNDFASFAFQSSSRTSSISEFKFSSSYFFGAIGHQLFLLLPVLFLIFITFTYKYIKRALLKFRLPSSKTLFLLAFFIPTFVGFFSLTPIYWVKLNWMMPSYITGIILAGMFISKKLLKIQLIISIIFHVLFCIQILFYVAPIKSDDTWVGWKELAIETEKLQEKYPNTFVFSDDNYKTSACLNFFMDDKVYAQNIIGLPALHFDYLGDDLSTLKGKNAIFIDSDKRFKTADKLGEVNPLLDAYFKNVTELEPIIIQINKNQSRKFWVFYCTDYQPKK
- the rplS gene encoding 50S ribosomal protein L19, with product MEALLKFVQDEFVTKKELAEFAAGDTITVYYEIKEGEKVRTQFFRGVVIQRRGTGTSETFTIRKMSGTVGVERIFPVNLPSLQKIEVNKRGKVRRARIFYFRGLTGKKARITEKRR